The DNA region CGGAACGTTTTATATGGCCAGTCAAAATCGATGCGCCTTTCCGTGCATCTGAAGACCGGGGTCCTTTACGGGCTCGACCCTTGCACCTTTTCACCGCGAAGTATACATGCATGCAAGGTTTTAAGCCTGTCTGTATTCGGCTACGGCATGTAATATAACCGTTCGTAGAATCCGTTCACAACCTGGCATTGATCCTCCTGCCGCGATCCGATCACTGATCGCGAATCCTGTTCAGCCAGCAGTCACCGTCCACCGGGTCCAGACCATGCCCATCATTACCATTATTGGCCGGGGACACTCCGGCACGCGGGCCATGTCCCACACGCTATACACAAGCGGTGTCTACATGGGCCGGACGATCAACGCCTCGGGCGACAAGGTGCCTCCGCACGACCTGTATGACGCCTGCCGGATCTTCGCGAAGTACGTCAGATGGACCGGCGGCACTTCCTGGGATTTCTCGAAGGCGCTGGAGATGGACATCGACCCTGAATTCGTGGAGAAAGTGAAAACCTACCTGGTGGACGTGCTGGAAAACGGGGCTCCTTTCCGCGGCTGGAAACTGCCGGAAACCACGCTCATCTATCCGTGGATCGTCCGCATGTATCCCGATATCCGGTACATCCACTGGATCCGGGACCCCAGGGACGGCATCCTCGCCCCGCACCGAACCGACGATCTCGGCGACTTCGGCATTGCTTATCCGGACACGGCGGACATCCGGCGGCAGCGGGCGATTTCGTGGCTGTACCAGTACCGGCTCATGAAGGCGACGCCGAAGCCCGGTCACCTCATGACCGTCCGGTTCGAAGATTTCGTACTGAAGCAGGAAGAGACTCTTCGCCGGCTTGAAGCCTATCTCGGCATCCCCCTGAGCCGTATCGTCGTGCGGCCCGAAGCAGTGGGGCGGTGGAAGAAGGCGGAAGGCGCACTGCCCATGGACCTGCTGGGCGATGCGCTGGCCGAATTGGGATACGAGGTCTGAGCCGGGCCGGCCGGCCGTGCTTAAAGCCCCTCCCGCCGTGCCAACTCCTTCAACTTGTCGACGCACCGGTCGATTTCATCCGTCGTGTTGTAGTAGTGGGTGGAGATGCGGAGCCCCCGGTGGCCGTCCCGGTCGTGGTCGTCCACGTGGAGTTTTGCTTCCTCCTCCATGGGACCGCGCCACCTCGCCGCATCGGTCTCGTCGAACTCGAAGATGGTGGAACCCGGAGACGAGATATCGTGAGACAGGCTGGTGAGCAGCCGCAGCCCGGGGACTTCCAGCAGGGCCTTTCTCAGGTAGTCCGACAGCATGCGCAGGCGCCGCTCGATATTGCCTATTCCGATGCGGTTCAGAAAATCCAGGGCAGTGCCAAGGGCCGCGCGCACGGGCAGGTCGTAGGTCCCCTGGATTTCTAAACGGCGCGCGTCGCCGCCAGATTCGGCCGCGGGTGCGTAGAGGGAGTTGAAGGAGGGCTGCATGGCGTGGCTTACATGGAGAAATCCCGTGCCGGCGGGACCTAGGAACCACTTGTGCAGGCTGTTGGTGTAGAGGTCGCTGCCGACATCGGCCAGGTCGACGTCCAGCATCCCCACTGCCTGGGCGCCGTCGACTGCCGATATCAACCCCTTCTCCCTGGCCATGTCGCAAAGTCTTCTGACCGGGTACAGGTATCCCCCCCGGGTGACGTGACAGAAGAAGAGCACTTTCGTCCGCCCGTCGATCGCCGCCGATATACGCTCAAGGATGTCGTCCGTGCCCACAAGCGGACTGGGGATATGGACTTCCCGGACCTCGATACCGTATCGTTCCGCCCTTACCTGCCAGGGCCGCACCGCGCTGGGATGCTCCTGCGTGGTCATCAGGACTCCGTCCCCCGGCGCCAGGTCCAGTCCGTTGACGATATGGTAGAGTCCCTCGGTCGCATTGCGGGCCAGGGCGATTTCGCCGGTCTCCGCACCCAGGAAACCGGCCATGGCCGGCCGGAGTTCGGACTCGATGTAGCCGTGGAAATCCCGCTTGGCCTTCGACGGGTTCTCGGACATCAGGCGGAACCCCTCGGCGACGGCATCCCGAACGGGCTTGGGAGGCATGCCCAGGGCGGCGTTGTTGAGATAGGCATGGCCCGATTCCAGCATGAACTGGGACCGGACCTGGGACCAATATGCCCGGTCACCGGGATCTATGGGCTGGGTCTGCGGTTCGGATATGGAAGTAAACATGGGTAAGTTCCGTTTTCCTATGGCCGGATTGTATGCTAAATGGGTATCGGGGCCGACGCGTCGCGGGTCAGATGCCTTCGAGATCGTCCTGTGACAGCCAGCCGTTCTTGCCGTCCGGCAGGCGAATTCGGAGCCAGTCGTTCCGGTGTTCGACCAGCTGGACCTTGGCGCCTTCGTGCAGCGTAAAAACCGGTTCGGATGATACGTCGGGACCCGTTCTGACCACGGCAGTCGGCCGCAGGACGATCGCCTCCTCGTTCAACACGCTGTCGTAGATCTTGATGCCCAGGAACCCGGCGGCCATGAGCAGCGCGAGGCAGGAGACCAGGAGCGTGTAACCGGTCGCGGTCCGCGCGCGCGGCCGCCTCGCGAGCAGATAGCCCACCAGCGCCAGTGACGCGAGGAACCCGGCCGCGGTGGCGGCGACCGTGGCTTCGTTCACCGTCACGCCGTCCAGCGCCTGCCGGCCGAACCACGGCACTTCGCCCGCGATCTGGTCCGTCGTCCGTTCCTTCGCGAGGTCCAGGTTGTTGTGCAGGTCCCCGTCCCGAGGCATGAGGCGGGTAGCCCGTTCGTAGGCCAGGATGGCCAGGCCGATCCGGTCCTGCTTGTAATAAGCATTCCCCAGGTTGTAGTACACGTGCCCATTGCTTACTCCGCGTTCAACGATGCGTTCGTACGTCCGGCTGGCCTCCGCGTATTTGCCGCCCTCGTACAGCAGATTGCCCTGACGGTACAGTTCCGCCGTCTGCCGGTCCGCCGGGTCTTCGGCGCAACCGGTGGCCGCGAGGCCGATGGCCAGTACGACCACACCCAGCCTCGGAATCGCACCCAGCCTCGGAATCGCACCCAGCCTCGGAATCGCACCCAGCCTCGGAATCGCACCCAGCCTCGGAATCGCACCCAGCCTCGGAATCGCACCCAGCCTCGGAATCGCACCCAGCCTCGGGACCAGGTGTCGAGCCCTCGCGACCAGGTGGCGAGCCCTCGCGACCAGGTGTCGAAAACCCCGGGCTTCCGGTCTCCGATCCGGGTTAGAGACGGCCGCCGGCAGGCCATCCGCGCGCATATGTGGCATCGCGGTGGCTTTCAACGGTCTCGGGATAGCTGAGATTCGATAGATTCGATACTGTTCCGGGCCCTGGAGAGCAGGTCACCGGCATGCTCCGCCGTTTGGGCCGTCGGGGCGAATCGGGCCAGGTCGCAGGCGTCGAGGCAGTCCCTGGCCAGGGCGGCCGTGTCTTCGTCCACACCCCGTTCCCTGAGCAGTTCGATGATGCGGGACGACGTCAGCCCGGCCGTCGGCAGGTTGCACTTGTCGGCGACGTAACCGTACAGCGCATTGGAAATGCCGGTGAAGGCCTGGTCAGGCGCGCCTTGTTCCAGTTGCTGCCGGGCCCGGCGCAGCAGGTTGAGGGCGGTGCTTTTCGCACGGCGCCGCCGGGCGAAACCGGCGTCGCGCCGCAGGCGATGGGCGTGGGACCGGTACAGGACCGTCGCCAGGATCGCCGCGACAGGCAGGACATGCAGCAGCAGGTACCAGGTCGACCGGAACAGGACCTCGCCCTGGTTGCCCAGGAAAACCGAATCGGGCTTGATGTAATGGATATCTTCGCGGATCTGCCGGACGACCGATCTGCGCGGCATGCCGACGACTGCCGCCTGCGTTCCGCTGGCCGGTTGGACGGTAATCGTTACTGGTTCGGTCATCGTTATCCGGTAAGAATCCGTATCGGGGTCGAAGAAGGGAAAGGTAAGCGACGCGATCGTATGGTCGCCGGGAACCGTGGGGATAAGCACGTGATCCCAGGTCTTGGTTCCGGAGATCCGCGACCCGCCCGACGCGTATTCTGCCCGGTTCCCGGACTGGTATTCCTTGAAATCGCCGAGGGGCGGCAGTTCGGGGTCCTCCACGGTCTTCAGGTTGCCCTCTCCGGTGAGTTCGATCGTCAGCGTCACGGGCTGGTTCACTTCCGTGGTGGCCTGATCCACCATAGCCTTGAGCGAGAAGTCGCCTACCGCGTTTCGGAAACCATCGGGGCGGCCCTCGCCCGGCAGCGGAAGCACCCGAACGGTCTGCTCGCCGGTCACCACCCTGATCTGGCGCGTAGTCGAGAAAAACGTATCGAAAGGATCGGAGAGAAAGCTGTCGAAGAGGCTTCTGCGGGAACGTTCGGCCT from Gemmatimonadota bacterium includes:
- a CDS encoding sulfotransferase encodes the protein MPIITIIGRGHSGTRAMSHTLYTSGVYMGRTINASGDKVPPHDLYDACRIFAKYVRWTGGTSWDFSKALEMDIDPEFVEKVKTYLVDVLENGAPFRGWKLPETTLIYPWIVRMYPDIRYIHWIRDPRDGILAPHRTDDLGDFGIAYPDTADIRRQRAISWLYQYRLMKATPKPGHLMTVRFEDFVLKQEETLRRLEAYLGIPLSRIVVRPEAVGRWKKAEGALPMDLLGDALAELGYEV
- a CDS encoding aminotransferase class V-fold PLP-dependent enzyme, giving the protein MFTSISEPQTQPIDPGDRAYWSQVRSQFMLESGHAYLNNAALGMPPKPVRDAVAEGFRLMSENPSKAKRDFHGYIESELRPAMAGFLGAETGEIALARNATEGLYHIVNGLDLAPGDGVLMTTQEHPSAVRPWQVRAERYGIEVREVHIPSPLVGTDDILERISAAIDGRTKVLFFCHVTRGGYLYPVRRLCDMAREKGLISAVDGAQAVGMLDVDLADVGSDLYTNSLHKWFLGPAGTGFLHVSHAMQPSFNSLYAPAAESGGDARRLEIQGTYDLPVRAALGTALDFLNRIGIGNIERRLRMLSDYLRKALLEVPGLRLLTSLSHDISSPGSTIFEFDETDAARWRGPMEEEAKLHVDDHDRDGHRGLRISTHYYNTTDEIDRCVDKLKELARREGL
- a CDS encoding tetratricopeptide repeat protein, giving the protein MRADGLPAAVSNPDRRPEARGFRHLVARARHLVARARHLVPRLGAIPRLGAIPRLGAIPRLGAIPRLGAIPRLGAIPRLGAIPRLGVVVLAIGLAATGCAEDPADRQTAELYRQGNLLYEGGKYAEASRTYERIVERGVSNGHVYYNLGNAYYKQDRIGLAILAYERATRLMPRDGDLHNNLDLAKERTTDQIAGEVPWFGRQALDGVTVNEATVAATAAGFLASLALVGYLLARRPRARTATGYTLLVSCLALLMAAGFLGIKIYDSVLNEEAIVLRPTAVVRTGPDVSSEPVFTLHEGAKVQLVEHRNDWLRIRLPDGKNGWLSQDDLEGI
- a CDS encoding BatD family protein, translated to MKRCMQTGLVVLLLLGARAAPGQENSVTAEVSRTRMTVDETLILTVSVSGSDLGDVPKPVLPDMQPFIVLGNTSSSSSSFNLVNGKLSYSRSVRFIYQLKPRRTGTFVIDAAEVMLDGVTHETTPITIEVTPGTTGSSQPGASRVAPSGGSPSTTAGQSTAAGRSTVAGQSTAAGQSQDAAGSPDLEDTVYIRTTLDKRRAYLGEQVTVTYTLYTRLGLSNARYDVVPSYTGFWVEELFSAQNLDFMEEIIGGRRYAVAKLREIALFPTVTGELKLEPLSMVCDVQAERSRRSLFDSFLSDPFDTFFSTTRQIRVVTGEQTVRVLPLPGEGRPDGFRNAVGDFSLKAMVDQATTEVNQPVTLTIELTGEGNLKTVEDPELPPLGDFKEYQSGNRAEYASGGSRISGTKTWDHVLIPTVPGDHTIASLTFPFFDPDTDSYRITMTEPVTITVQPASGTQAAVVGMPRRSVVRQIREDIHYIKPDSVFLGNQGEVLFRSTWYLLLHVLPVAAILATVLYRSHAHRLRRDAGFARRRRAKSTALNLLRRARQQLEQGAPDQAFTGISNALYGYVADKCNLPTAGLTSSRIIELLRERGVDEDTAALARDCLDACDLARFAPTAQTAEHAGDLLSRARNSIESIESQLSRDR